GGCCCTTGTTTACACTGCTTCAAAAAGTTTCTAAAGCTGGTGATTTAGCTCCAGATCGCATTTGAAATTaccaaagagagaaaaaacgcTTGCGCCAATattaagaataattaattccgCTCCGTTCTTTAGCCGGACGCAAAAGTTGGACCTGCAATATTGCGCTGGTCGGTAAGCAGCTAGGTATCGAAAAGTAAAATCGTTCCATATGGCCTCGAAAAATATACCACAATCGTCaaagctgtaaaaaaaataaaaacatctgACGTTAGCAAGAACTCTCTAAATATAGATCAACGAGTGATAGAAATACGTACAGGTACGAATATGTACAACGATCGCGTCGGTATCATGGCGTTTCGCTAATTCGAAGAAAGCAAAAAGGAAAAGTAAATTTCTACCGACGGTGAAAAAAGCTCATAGCTATTTACCGTAATATAACACCGCGGTCGAATCCGTGTCATGACGAggtggtgaaaatttgtaagCGCATGGAAACCGCCTGCAGTTGGCAACGCTAGTAACAGCGGCGATTGCCGTGTTGCCGACGGTCGGGGGTTCGCAGCGTCTGACTCGATCCTCGCAGGGCGTCGCTGGCTTCGCGTTCTCGACTGTCAGGGTGGCGGAGGGGCGTCTGGTACACGGTTAGTGCGCGGAGTCGCCGCGTAGCGTTGGTAGGTAGCGCTGTTAGTGAGTTGTCAAGCAAGGCCGAAACGTCACGTAGCCGAGGAGTGAGGAGAGAGCAAGGAGCGAAGAAGCGGCCAGCATGCCAGACTGCATCCGCTGCTTACGTGCGGATTCCTAGAGTGACAGCCAACATGGCGGAGTGTGGGTTGTGCGGTGGAAGTGCGTAGTCTATGATCGAGCCCTGCGAGCGAGGAGACGAGGATGCACCAGGGTACAACGTCGTCGACGACGCGGCGTCGCGGGCACCAGCACCACCCGCGACACGCGACGCGGCGACGTCTTGACGCCTCGAGCCGCGGGGGACCCGCGCAGTGTGGTCCCACGGGCGTCGCGATTCCCGATTTCTTCCCGACCGACGAGGCTCCCCCCTCCGCCGATGAAAACCCCGGGAAAAACGAAACTGCGACGGAGAGACGGCAGCTCGACGCCGAGTTGCGAGCTCGCGACGAACAGCTGATCAAACCAGCTGACGAGCCGGAACAACATTCCGAACGCCCCGTTCAAAGGCCCGCGCGGTGTGGCCGGAACGAGGCGAAGGCGACGATTGCCGATCCGACGGAGCCGAGTGCGAACTCCAATCGACACCTCGGCCCGCGAAATGTCTCCGAGAGGTCGAAGCACCGCCGAGGCGAATCGCCGAGGAGCTTTCGAATCGAGGCGAACAGGAGCCCCGAGCCTGAGCACGCGGTCGCGAGGGCTCGGGGCGACGGAAATTCCGACGACGAGACGTCGAATATCGAGGAGGATCCGGAGCTCGTCGAACTTGCCAAGATGCGTTGCCCTAGCGAGCGGACCGAGGTTCAGGCCGAGAAGGAGGCCAGGCGACGCAAGAGGTGCGCCGATTATCCCGGACTCGCATTCGGATGCTCGATATTCTCGAGCGACACTATGATGAAGTTCAGCTTGATTAAAAACGAGCTGCAGAATATAATGGGGAACCAGCTGAAAAGGGTTAGTATACACCTTTACGCGGGAGACCGGGGATGCGATGATTCTTCGTCGAAAGGCCGCCCCACACGtcctctctcgctctctttacCCTCTATCCGTACGAAGTATGTACTTCGAAAGCTGGACCGTCGGTGTGTTCTAAAAATAAGCGACTTGCGCCGAAAGCGATACCCGCGGGGGTTGCGTAATCGGCGTACACGCGAATTAACGCGCTATCCTTTTCTCAAAGTCGCCTCGAAGAACACCCACGGGATCACTATCAGCCGCGAGGAGGGAATTCGGGCC
This genomic stretch from Neodiprion pinetum isolate iyNeoPine1 chromosome 6, iyNeoPine1.2, whole genome shotgun sequence harbors:
- the Tm1 gene encoding uncharacterized protein Tm1 isoform X6, producing the protein MHQGTTSSTTRRRGHQHHPRHATRRRLDASSRGGPAQCGPTGVAIPDFFPTDEAPPSADENPGKNETATERRQLDAELRARDEQLIKPADEPEQHSERPVQRPARCGRNEAKATIADPTEPSANSNRHLGPRNVSERSKHRRGESPRSFRIEANRSPEPEHAVARARGDGNSDDETSNIEEDPELVELAKMRCPSERTEVQAEKEARRRKRCADYPGLAFGCSIFSSDTMMKFSLIKNELQNIMGNQLKRAESEVAALNRRIQLLEEDLERSEERLATATAKLAEASQAADESERARKVLENRSLADEERMDALENQLKEARFLAEEADKKYDEVARKLAMVEADLERAEERAEAGESKIVELEEELRVVGNNLKSLEVSEEKATQREETFEGQVKILDSQLKEAEARAEFAERSVQKLQKEVDRLEDELVHEKEKYKYICDDLDLTFTELVG
- the Tm1 gene encoding uncharacterized protein Tm1 isoform X1, coding for MHQGTTSSTTRRRGHQHHPRHATRRRLDASSRGGPAQCGPTGVAIPDFFPTDEAPPSADENPGKNETATERRQLDAELRARDEQLIKPADEPEQHSERPVQRPARCGRNEAKATIADPTEPSANSNRHLGPRNVSERSKHRRGESPRSFRIEANRSPEPEHAVARARGDGNSDDETSNIEEDPELVELAKMRCPSERTEVQAEKEARRRKRCADYPGLAFGCSIFSSDTMMKFSLIKNELQNIMGNQLKRAESEVAALNRRIQLLEEDLERSEERLATATAKLAEASQAADESERARKVLENRSLADEERMDALENQLKEARFLAEEADKKYDEVARKLAMVEADLERAEERAEAGESKIVELEEELRVVGNNLKSLEVSEEKANQREEEYKNQIKTLTTRLKEAEARAEFAERSVQKLQKEVDRLEDDLVAEREKNKLLQEEMESTLHDIQNM
- the Tm1 gene encoding uncharacterized protein Tm1 isoform X3, whose translation is MHQGTTSSTTRRRGHQHHPRHATRRRLDASSRGGPAQCGPTGVAIPDFFPTDEAPPSADENPGKNETATERRQLDAELRARDEQLIKPADEPEQHSERPVQRPARCGRNEAKATIADPTEPSANSNRHLGPRNVSERSKHRRGESPRSFRIEANRSPEPEHAVARARGDGNSDDETSNIEEDPELVELAKMRCPSERTEVQAEKEARRRKRCADYPGLAFGCSIFSSDTMMKFSLIKNELQNIMGNQLKRAESEVAALNRRIQLLEEDLERSEERLATATAKLAEASQAADESERIRKALENRTNMEDDRVSLLEQQLAQAKLIAEEADKKYEEVARKLVMMEQDLERAEEKAELSESKIVELEEELRVVGNNLKSLEVSEEKANQREEEYKNQIKTLTTRLKEAEARAEFAERSVQKLQKEVDRLEDDLVAEREKNKLLQEEMESTLHDIQNM
- the Tm1 gene encoding uncharacterized protein Tm1 isoform X5; this encodes MHQGTTSSTTRRRGHQHHPRHATRRRLDASSRGGPAQCGPTGVAIPDFFPTDEAPPSADENPGKNETATERRQLDAELRARDEQLIKPADEPEQHSERPVQRPARCGRNEAKATIADPTEPSANSNRHLGPRNVSERSKHRRGESPRSFRIEANRSPEPEHAVARARGDGNSDDETSNIEEDPELVELAKMRCPSERTEVQAEKEARRRKRCADYPGLAFGCSIFSSDTMMKFSLIKNELQNIMGNQLKRAESEVAALNRRIQLLEEDLERSEERLATATAKLAEASQAADESERARKVLENRSLADEERMDALENQLKEARFLAEEADKKYDEVARKLAMVEADLERAEERAEAGESKIVELEEELRVVGNNLKSLEVSEEKANQREEEYKNQIKTLTTRLKEAEARAEFAERSVQKLQKEVDRLEDELVHEKEKYKYICDDLDLTFTELVG
- the Tm1 gene encoding uncharacterized protein Tm1 isoform X4 codes for the protein MHQGTTSSTTRRRGHQHHPRHATRRRLDASSRGGPAQCGPTGVAIPDFFPTDEAPPSADENPGKNETATERRQLDAELRARDEQLIKPADEPEQHSERPVQRPARCGRNEAKATIADPTEPSANSNRHLGPRNVSERSKHRRGESPRSFRIEANRSPEPEHAVARARGDGNSDDETSNIEEDPELVELAKMRCPSERTEVQAEKEARRRKRCADYPGLAFGCSIFSSDTMMKFSLIKNELQNIMGNQLKRAESEVAALNRRIQLLEEDLERSEERLATATAKLAEASQAADESERIRKALENRTNMEDDRVSLLEQQLAQAKLIAEEADKKYEEVARKLVMMEQDLERAEEKAELSESKIVELEEELRVVGNNLKSLEVSEEKATQREETFEGQVKILDSQLKEAEARAEFAERSVQKLQKEVDRLEDDLVAEREKNKLLQEEMESTLHDIQNM
- the Tm1 gene encoding uncharacterized protein Tm1 isoform X2 codes for the protein MHQGTTSSTTRRRGHQHHPRHATRRRLDASSRGGPAQCGPTGVAIPDFFPTDEAPPSADENPGKNETATERRQLDAELRARDEQLIKPADEPEQHSERPVQRPARCGRNEAKATIADPTEPSANSNRHLGPRNVSERSKHRRGESPRSFRIEANRSPEPEHAVARARGDGNSDDETSNIEEDPELVELAKMRCPSERTEVQAEKEARRRKRCADYPGLAFGCSIFSSDTMMKFSLIKNELQNIMGNQLKRAESEVAALNRRIQLLEEDLERSEERLATATAKLAEASQAADESERARKVLENRSLADEERMDALENQLKEARFLAEEADKKYDEVARKLAMVEADLERAEERAEAGESKIVELEEELRVVGNNLKSLEVSEEKATQREETFEGQVKILDSQLKEAEARAEFAERSVQKLQKEVDRLEDDLVAEREKNKLLQEEMESTLHDIQNM